One region of Halomonas huangheensis genomic DNA includes:
- the serC gene encoding 3-phosphoserine/phosphohydroxythreonine transaminase: MTRHYNFCAGPAALPTAVLERAREEMLDYQGRGLSVMEMSHRSDEYVAIAEKAEADLRELLNVPSNYRILFTQGGATQQFAAVPWNLLGPGGTANFIETGIWGKKAIQEARHLFGAAHVAASSAESGHVAVPRQQDIALSSDAAYLHFTPNETIGGLAFDYLPHTQREDGIEVPLVADLSSSILSAPLDVSRYGVIYAGAQKNIGPAGLVVVIVREDLLDRARDDMPTLFSYRQLAEAGSMINTPATYSWYLAGLVFDWLKNDVGGLDAMDAINQRKSDKLYAAIDGSALYSNPIAPINRSRMNVPFVLADSRLDSDFLVEAEQAGLLNLKGHRSVGGMRASIYNAVPEAAVDALVAFMNDFEQRRG; the protein is encoded by the coding sequence ATGACGCGTCACTACAATTTCTGTGCGGGGCCAGCAGCTCTGCCGACGGCGGTGCTCGAAAGGGCCCGTGAGGAAATGCTCGATTACCAGGGGCGTGGTCTTTCGGTAATGGAAATGAGCCACCGCTCTGACGAGTACGTGGCGATTGCCGAGAAGGCCGAGGCCGATTTGCGTGAGTTGCTGAACGTACCGAGCAACTACCGAATTCTGTTTACCCAGGGCGGGGCGACTCAGCAGTTTGCTGCCGTGCCCTGGAACCTTCTTGGTCCGGGTGGCACGGCCAATTTCATTGAAACCGGCATCTGGGGCAAGAAAGCTATCCAGGAGGCGCGGCATCTGTTTGGTGCCGCGCATGTCGCGGCATCCAGTGCCGAGAGCGGACATGTGGCAGTACCTCGTCAGCAGGACATTGCCTTGTCCAGTGACGCAGCTTATCTGCATTTCACGCCCAACGAGACCATTGGAGGCCTGGCCTTCGATTATCTGCCCCACACTCAGCGTGAAGATGGTATTGAAGTACCGTTGGTCGCGGACCTTTCCTCGTCGATCCTGTCGGCGCCGCTGGACGTTTCGCGTTATGGGGTTATCTACGCCGGTGCCCAGAAGAACATTGGTCCCGCAGGGCTGGTGGTGGTGATTGTCCGCGAAGATCTGCTGGATCGTGCGCGTGACGATATGCCAACCCTGTTCAGCTACCGTCAACTGGCCGAGGCGGGGTCGATGATCAATACGCCTGCCACTTACAGCTGGTATCTGGCGGGGTTGGTTTTTGACTGGCTGAAGAATGATGTCGGTGGCCTCGACGCCATGGATGCCATCAATCAGCGTAAGTCCGACAAGCTCTATGCTGCCATTGATGGTAGCGCTCTCTACAGTAACCCGATAGCCCCCATCAATCGCTCGCGCATGAACGTGCCTTTTGTGCTGGCTGACAGTCGCCTCGACAGCGATTTTCTTGTCGAGGCTGAACAGGCGGGGCTATTGAATCTCAAGGGGCATCGTAGTGTGGGCGGTATGCGTGCCAGCATCTACAACGCGGTGCCGGAAGCTGCGGTGGATGCATTGGTAGCGTTCATGAATGACTTTGAGCAGCGGCGGGGCTGA
- the gyrA gene encoding DNA gyrase subunit A translates to MGDIAREILPVNIEDELKQSYLDYAMSVIIGRALPDVRDGLKPVHRRVLFAMHELSNDWNKPYKKSARVVGDVIGKYHPHGDSAVYDTIVRMAQNFSMRHVLVDGQGNFGSIDGDNAAAMRYTEVRMARLAHELLADLEKDTVDWVDNYDGTERIPDVLPTRVPNLLINGSSGIAVGMATNIPPHNMVEIINGCLALIDDYTLTVDDLMEYIPGPDFPTGGIINGRAGILDAYRTGRGRIYVRACHTIEHDDKSGRDHIIVTELPYQVNKARLIEKIAELVKDKKIDGIAELRDESDKDGLRVVIEVKRGESGDVVVNNLFAQTQLQNVFGINMVALEDGEPKTMNLKQVLEAFIRHRREVVTRRTLFELRKARERGHILEGLAVAISNIDEVIELIKASPNAAEAREKLLARGWQPGQVTDMLERAGATSCKPEDLEEGYGLLEGSSEYRLSPAQAQAILELRLHRLTGLETEKLLDEYLSILKSIAELMAILASSERLLEVIREELEAVRDQYGDERRTEIQASRLDLSIEDLIAEEDMVVTVSRSGYAKTQPLSDYQAQRRGGRGKSATSMKDEDVIEHLLVASTHDTVLLFSNRGKVYWLKVYEMPAASRGSRGKPLVNMLPLEEGESINAILPVNEYDPNCYIFFATASGTVKRTSLEQFSRPRSVGLIAIDLEEGDRLIGAAITSGSDHAMLLSSNGKAIRFEETQVRAMGRTARGVRGMRLLGGAEVISLIIPQSREIDADADAGEEEAVAVEQGTSSDDQIYILTASENGYGKRTRLEEFPLRGRGGQGVIAIQTSERNGSMVAAMQVYSSDEMMLITDRGTLVRTRVGEVSITSRNTQGVMLIRLGEAESLVKTVRIEELDEEDVVAEVDGETVDGGDIENGAGNTDAGDNSSGESQADDDAAEGSGNDNEE, encoded by the coding sequence ATGGGTGACATCGCCAGAGAGATTCTGCCAGTCAATATCGAGGACGAGCTCAAGCAGTCGTATCTCGATTACGCGATGAGCGTAATCATTGGCCGCGCGTTACCGGACGTACGCGATGGTCTCAAGCCAGTTCATCGTCGCGTGCTGTTCGCGATGCATGAGCTGAGTAATGACTGGAACAAGCCCTACAAGAAGTCCGCCCGTGTCGTGGGCGACGTAATTGGTAAGTATCACCCACACGGCGACAGTGCGGTATACGACACCATCGTGCGCATGGCGCAGAACTTCTCCATGCGGCATGTGCTGGTCGACGGCCAGGGCAACTTCGGTTCCATCGATGGCGATAATGCCGCTGCCATGCGTTACACCGAGGTGCGCATGGCGAGGCTGGCCCACGAACTGCTGGCCGACCTGGAGAAGGACACCGTCGATTGGGTCGACAACTACGACGGCACCGAACGCATACCTGACGTGTTGCCGACCCGCGTGCCCAACCTGCTGATCAATGGCTCCTCGGGCATCGCTGTTGGCATGGCGACCAATATCCCGCCGCACAACATGGTGGAAATCATCAACGGCTGCCTGGCGCTGATCGATGATTACACCCTGACCGTCGATGACTTGATGGAATACATCCCGGGGCCAGACTTCCCGACCGGGGGTATCATCAATGGCCGTGCCGGGATCCTCGATGCCTATCGCACCGGGCGTGGGCGTATCTATGTGCGTGCCTGTCATACCATCGAGCACGACGACAAGAGTGGCCGCGATCACATCATCGTTACCGAGCTTCCCTATCAGGTAAACAAGGCGCGTCTGATCGAGAAGATCGCCGAGCTGGTCAAGGACAAGAAGATCGACGGCATTGCCGAGCTGCGCGACGAGTCCGACAAGGATGGTTTGCGTGTGGTGATCGAGGTCAAGCGTGGCGAGAGTGGCGATGTGGTGGTCAACAACCTCTTCGCCCAGACTCAGCTGCAGAACGTCTTCGGTATCAATATGGTTGCGCTGGAGGATGGCGAGCCGAAGACCATGAACCTCAAGCAGGTCCTTGAAGCGTTCATTCGTCACCGCCGCGAAGTCGTTACCCGCCGGACCCTGTTCGAATTACGCAAGGCGCGTGAGCGTGGACATATCCTTGAAGGTTTGGCAGTTGCGATCTCCAACATCGATGAGGTGATCGAGCTGATCAAGGCTTCGCCGAATGCGGCAGAGGCCAGGGAGAAGCTGCTGGCTCGCGGTTGGCAGCCAGGCCAGGTCACTGACATGTTGGAGCGTGCGGGTGCGACATCGTGCAAGCCGGAGGACCTGGAAGAAGGTTACGGTCTGTTGGAAGGCAGCAGCGAATATCGTCTGTCTCCGGCTCAGGCTCAGGCAATTCTCGAGCTGCGTCTGCACCGCTTGACTGGACTCGAAACCGAAAAGCTGCTCGATGAGTATCTTTCGATTCTGAAGTCCATTGCCGAACTGATGGCGATTCTGGCGTCATCCGAGCGTCTGCTCGAAGTCATCCGTGAAGAACTGGAAGCGGTTCGTGATCAGTACGGAGATGAGCGTCGCACCGAAATTCAGGCCAGCCGTCTCGACCTGTCGATCGAAGACCTGATCGCCGAGGAAGACATGGTGGTGACGGTCTCGCGCAGTGGTTATGCCAAGACCCAGCCGTTGTCGGATTACCAGGCGCAGCGCCGTGGTGGTCGTGGCAAATCGGCGACCTCGATGAAGGATGAGGATGTCATCGAGCACCTGCTGGTGGCCTCGACTCATGACACGGTGTTGTTGTTCTCCAATCGTGGCAAGGTCTACTGGCTCAAGGTCTATGAGATGCCGGCGGCCAGCCGCGGTTCGCGTGGCAAGCCGCTGGTCAATATGCTGCCGCTGGAGGAAGGTGAGTCGATCAACGCCATCCTGCCGGTCAATGAGTATGATCCCAACTGTTACATCTTCTTCGCGACCGCGAGCGGTACCGTTAAGCGTACCAGCCTTGAGCAGTTCTCACGTCCGCGTAGCGTGGGCCTGATTGCCATCGACCTGGAAGAAGGCGATCGTCTGATAGGCGCAGCCATTACTTCCGGTAGCGATCACGCCATGCTGCTGTCTTCCAACGGCAAGGCGATTCGCTTCGAGGAAACTCAGGTTCGTGCCATGGGTCGTACCGCACGCGGTGTACGAGGCATGCGTCTGTTGGGCGGAGCGGAAGTCATCAGCTTGATCATTCCGCAGAGCCGTGAAATCGATGCCGATGCTGACGCTGGCGAAGAAGAGGCCGTTGCCGTCGAGCAGGGCACTTCCAGCGACGATCAGATCTATATCCTCACCGCGAGCGAGAATGGCTATGGCAAGCGGACTCGTCTCGAGGAATTCCCGCTACGAGGTCGTGGTGGTCAGGGAGTTATTGCCATACAGACCAGCGAGCGTAATGGATCAATGGTCGCTGCCATGCAGGTTTACTCCAGCGACGAGATGATGCTGATTACCGACCGTGGCACTCTGGTGCGCACACGGGTTGGTGAAGTTTCGATCACTTCGCGTAACACCCAGGGCGTGATGTTGATTCGTCTGGGTGAGGCGGAGTCTCTGGTCAAGACCGTGCGTATTGAAGAGCTCGATGAGGAAGATGTTGTCGCTGAGGTTGATGGCGAGACTGTCGACGGTGGCGACATCGAGAATGGTGCAGGCAACACCGATGCTGGAGACAATTCGAGCGGCGAGTCTCAGGCCGACGATGATGCTGCGGAAGGCAGCGGTAACGATAACGAAGAATAA
- a CDS encoding acyl-CoA thioesterase produces MDDNITTIELRVRGYHLDGYGHVNHARYLEFLEEGRWDYFDHHAALMDQLRDGQIAFVVVNLNIDYRAAAVAGDDLVVETQLAEVGSRSAKMVQEIRRRSDQQRVCRAVLTFVLLNVAENSAMTIEGSLRESLSALVAAQKSQSA; encoded by the coding sequence ATGGACGACAACATCACAACAATCGAACTGCGCGTACGTGGCTATCACCTCGATGGCTACGGTCATGTCAATCACGCGCGCTATCTCGAGTTTCTCGAGGAAGGGCGTTGGGATTACTTTGATCACCATGCTGCACTGATGGATCAGCTCCGGGATGGACAGATTGCTTTTGTGGTGGTCAACCTCAATATCGATTATCGCGCTGCAGCGGTCGCAGGAGATGATCTGGTTGTGGAAACGCAGCTGGCTGAAGTGGGCTCGCGTAGTGCGAAAATGGTTCAGGAGATTCGTCGTCGCAGCGACCAGCAACGGGTCTGCCGCGCGGTTCTGACCTTTGTGCTGCTGAATGTCGCTGAGAACAGTGCGATGACTATCGAAGGCTCGTTGCGTGAGTCGTTGAGCGCGCTGGTTGCTGCTCAGAAAAGTCAGTCTGCATAA
- a CDS encoding recombination-associated protein RdgC — MWFKHLHLYRLHDASSLDSTQLESALADQAFRPLGGAEARRIGWTTPAGRAGVQYLHELQGHRLMTALRQERILPASVVREEVDERVAEIEARESRKLRRQEKQGIKEQVYEELLPRAFVRSQKTDLWWDSRRNMIAINTSSRKRAEELLDLLRESLGSLKVTPLAAQTLPIRAMTTWLTDPAARPADMLLGDQVELKAKGDDGVLRARQVDLDSDDIQRLLESGRQASKLALGLEGRLRFVLHDDLAVKSLAFDDALVEEANQTDDGDDAMVRMETDFLLMAQALSESVDRLIDWLGGEATSHSSMDNVSLAATS; from the coding sequence ATGTGGTTCAAGCACTTGCATCTCTACCGCCTGCACGACGCCAGCAGCCTCGACAGTACCCAGCTGGAATCGGCTCTGGCCGACCAGGCATTTCGTCCACTAGGTGGCGCGGAAGCGCGTAGAATCGGCTGGACAACACCCGCGGGGCGGGCCGGCGTCCAGTACCTTCATGAACTGCAGGGACATCGGTTGATGACCGCACTGCGCCAGGAGCGCATCCTGCCGGCCTCTGTCGTTCGCGAGGAAGTCGATGAGCGTGTCGCCGAAATAGAAGCTCGGGAAAGCCGCAAACTGCGTCGTCAGGAAAAACAAGGCATCAAGGAGCAGGTCTATGAGGAACTGCTGCCGCGTGCATTCGTGCGCAGCCAGAAGACCGACCTCTGGTGGGACAGTCGACGCAATATGATTGCCATCAACACCTCAAGCAGAAAACGCGCCGAAGAGCTTCTCGACCTTCTGCGGGAGTCGCTGGGCAGCCTCAAGGTCACACCATTGGCAGCACAAACCTTGCCAATTCGAGCAATGACCACCTGGCTGACTGACCCCGCGGCACGTCCGGCTGATATGCTGCTTGGCGATCAGGTCGAGCTCAAGGCCAAGGGTGACGATGGAGTCCTGCGAGCACGTCAGGTCGACCTCGATAGTGATGATATCCAGCGTCTACTGGAAAGTGGTCGCCAGGCCAGCAAGCTGGCTCTGGGCCTCGAAGGCCGGCTGCGCTTTGTCCTGCACGACGACCTCGCCGTCAAGTCGCTGGCCTTTGACGATGCTCTCGTCGAAGAAGCCAACCAGACCGATGATGGTGATGATGCGATGGTGCGCATGGAAACCGATTTTCTACTGATGGCCCAGGCTCTCAGTGAAAGCGTTGACCGACTGATCGACTGGCTCGGGGGTGAGGCAACCAGTCACTCGAGCATGGATAACGTATCTCTTGCGGCAACATCATGA
- a CDS encoding 1-acyl-sn-glycerol-3-phosphate acyltransferase, giving the protein MTSTHDPISQDPWHDIRPYQDDEVSATLTRLAEDTELLGALTRYRLPRMSHIMPRTSRALASWVIKRETRGVCTVRDFQGRIAAYMQRMLRTSTDSFQVDGLDKLDSDTAYLFIGNHRDISLDPAFVNYALYLAGRDTVRIAIGDNLLKKPYVTDLMRLNKSFIVPRSARGKRAMLTAYLNLSSYIRHSICSDNHSIWMAQREGRAKDGIDCTDPAIIKMMTMAHRADNRQAPLGEGIKELRLVPVSISYEYDPCDVQKARELKAVNEEGEYRKSEFEDISSIVAGITGHKGRVHLRFGTPLGNEFETPEQVAEEIDRQVLGGYHLFPSHYLALEALGTHPELLDMSEVTDADRTRFTQRLAEVPEALRCWWLSQYANPVINCSRTHHSSQ; this is encoded by the coding sequence ATGACATCGACACATGACCCTATAAGCCAGGATCCCTGGCACGATATTCGCCCTTACCAGGACGATGAGGTGTCCGCCACCCTCACCCGACTGGCCGAGGACACTGAGCTGCTGGGTGCCCTGACCCGCTACCGCTTGCCGCGCATGTCCCACATCATGCCGCGTACATCACGCGCCCTCGCCAGTTGGGTGATCAAGCGTGAGACTCGTGGTGTATGTACCGTACGCGATTTTCAGGGACGCATTGCCGCTTATATGCAACGCATGTTGCGCACTTCCACCGATAGTTTTCAGGTCGATGGGCTCGATAAACTGGACAGCGATACCGCCTACCTGTTTATCGGCAACCACCGTGATATCTCGCTGGATCCGGCTTTCGTCAACTACGCACTGTATCTCGCTGGTCGTGATACCGTACGCATTGCCATCGGCGACAACCTGCTGAAAAAGCCTTACGTCACCGATCTGATGCGGCTCAACAAGAGCTTTATCGTCCCACGTAGCGCTCGTGGCAAGCGTGCCATGCTGACCGCCTATCTCAATCTATCCAGTTACATTCGCCACTCGATCTGCAGCGATAACCACTCGATCTGGATGGCCCAACGCGAGGGCCGAGCCAAGGATGGTATCGATTGCACCGATCCAGCAATCATCAAGATGATGACCATGGCCCACCGTGCCGACAACCGTCAGGCCCCGCTCGGTGAGGGCATCAAGGAGCTGCGTCTGGTACCGGTGTCGATCAGCTACGAGTACGACCCCTGCGATGTGCAGAAGGCACGTGAGCTCAAGGCGGTCAATGAGGAAGGTGAGTACCGCAAGAGCGAATTCGAGGACATCAGCTCTATTGTCGCCGGCATCACCGGCCACAAGGGCCGCGTACACCTGCGTTTCGGCACCCCGCTGGGTAACGAGTTCGAGACTCCAGAACAGGTTGCCGAGGAAATTGACCGCCAGGTGCTTGGTGGCTACCACCTGTTTCCCAGTCATTATCTGGCTCTCGAGGCGCTCGGCACCCATCCCGAACTACTCGATATGAGCGAAGTGACTGATGCCGACCGTACCCGCTTCACGCAGCGGCTCGCTGAAGTTCCAGAAGCCCTTCGCTGCTGGTGGTTGTCGCAGTATGCCAATCCGGTCATCAACTGCTCACGCACTCACCACAGTTCACAATAA
- a CDS encoding transglutaminase-like cysteine peptidase, with product MKDIRAMLAMAARTRIHDIWRPLVAGIVMLLMFIGFSSHSQAAIDVVRLRQVMQAEYGSVGESIINQWLALIERLRGEDIATQLHEVNDFFNDNMRWLEDHTIWGESDYWATPAEALGRGAGDCEDFSIAKYMTLKELGTPIDKLRMIYVRARIGRSAISQAHMVLGYYETPASEPLILDNLVTTIRRAGQRNDLDPLFSFNGSGLWAGASTQSRADPMARLSRWRSVIERMQRQGIN from the coding sequence ATGAAGGACATTCGCGCCATGCTTGCCATGGCGGCGCGAACAAGAATTCACGATATCTGGCGCCCGCTGGTTGCCGGTATCGTCATGCTGCTGATGTTCATCGGCTTTTCAAGCCACAGCCAGGCAGCTATCGATGTCGTGCGCCTGCGTCAGGTGATGCAGGCCGAGTATGGCAGTGTCGGCGAGTCCATCATCAACCAATGGCTGGCATTGATCGAGCGTCTACGCGGCGAGGATATTGCAACGCAGCTACATGAAGTAAACGATTTCTTCAACGACAACATGCGCTGGCTAGAGGACCACACTATCTGGGGCGAAAGCGATTACTGGGCAACTCCCGCCGAGGCTCTCGGCCGAGGCGCAGGCGATTGCGAGGATTTCTCGATCGCCAAGTACATGACGCTGAAGGAACTCGGCACCCCCATCGACAAGTTACGCATGATCTATGTCCGCGCACGCATCGGGCGTAGCGCGATCAGCCAGGCGCATATGGTACTTGGCTACTACGAAACCCCTGCCTCGGAACCTCTGATCCTCGACAACCTTGTCACCACCATCAGACGTGCAGGGCAAAGAAACGATCTGGATCCACTGTTCAGCTTCAATGGTAGCGGCCTCTGGGCCGGTGCCTCGACTCAATCCAGAGCAGACCCCATGGCCCGCCTATCACGTTGGCGTAGTGTCATCGAACGCATGCAGCGTCAGGGAATCAATTAA
- a CDS encoding EAL domain-containing protein — protein sequence MSLVKQLWLAISAVLLLAFGGSLLVAMTSSRAYLEQEVGIKNADNANALALAMTQLPKDEVTLELLVSAQFDTGHYREIKLTDISGDMIVRRTANEIDPQVPAWFSAIVAFDVPPGEAVIQDGWRQYGIVTLHSQHDYAYVSLWQSALRMAAWFAAAGMISMVIAYIIVRRIRDPLRSVTRQANDISQRRFTTSPLPHTLELREVSNAMNRLSASVRQMLERESEQIERLRRQLLHDSTTGAMTREAFIDRLTFQLAQEDGTSYGCVVLVRATDLARINEHHGHAYTDLLLQDLSKRLKTVAEAHGNGHVGRLNGSDFALQLCGNVDQDWALERIEDSLGAMTSQHVPLLSLPAAFANYSFGDDRASLLSKLDGALSLAESRGGRGIEVCRDTSCVSLYQSRADWREALLAAMDHGIMLGQYPVVDSQRQLLHFEAPARLNLKGQWHQSSTFMPWISRLRLHDDLDLKVLDEALKTINNHQQPLGINLSHESVMYPNLILMMQQRLSTNPEAATRLWIEVPESIARMDVEGLRYLCQTLRPFGCHVGIEHVGAAFRQLGDLQDLGLSYIKLDATLTNGVSQSPEQQTILRGMATLCHSLAILAIAEGVQNEDDIETLFEIGLDGVTGPAVSRMP from the coding sequence ATGTCACTTGTAAAACAACTCTGGCTGGCTATATCTGCAGTACTCCTGCTCGCCTTTGGCGGCAGCCTACTGGTCGCAATGACCAGTAGCCGCGCTTATCTCGAGCAGGAAGTAGGCATCAAGAATGCAGACAATGCCAACGCTCTGGCATTGGCGATGACGCAATTGCCCAAGGATGAAGTTACCCTCGAACTGCTGGTTTCCGCACAATTCGATACGGGGCACTACCGCGAAATCAAACTCACCGATATTTCCGGTGACATGATCGTCCGTCGTACCGCAAACGAAATCGATCCACAGGTACCAGCCTGGTTCAGTGCAATCGTCGCTTTCGATGTACCGCCCGGAGAAGCTGTGATACAGGACGGGTGGCGGCAATACGGCATCGTGACTCTGCATAGCCAGCACGACTACGCTTATGTGTCACTGTGGCAAAGTGCGTTACGCATGGCCGCCTGGTTCGCCGCAGCAGGCATGATCAGCATGGTCATTGCCTATATCATTGTTCGTCGAATTCGCGACCCCTTACGTTCGGTCACTCGTCAGGCCAACGATATCAGCCAGCGCCGATTCACCACCTCCCCGCTGCCTCACACCCTGGAGCTTCGCGAGGTATCGAACGCCATGAACCGACTCTCGGCCAGCGTTCGTCAAATGCTTGAACGAGAGAGTGAGCAGATTGAACGCCTGCGCCGTCAGCTATTGCACGACTCGACCACTGGTGCGATGACACGCGAGGCCTTTATCGATCGCCTCACCTTCCAACTGGCTCAGGAGGACGGCACCAGTTACGGCTGCGTAGTCCTGGTCAGAGCCACAGATCTCGCTCGCATCAACGAACACCACGGCCACGCTTACACGGACCTGTTACTTCAAGATCTCAGCAAACGGCTGAAGACTGTGGCCGAAGCACATGGCAATGGTCATGTTGGCCGGCTCAATGGCAGCGATTTTGCCCTACAGCTGTGTGGCAACGTCGACCAGGACTGGGCACTTGAGCGTATCGAAGACTCCCTGGGCGCCATGACATCCCAACACGTCCCACTCCTCAGTCTGCCTGCCGCCTTTGCCAACTATAGCTTTGGTGACGACCGCGCAAGTCTGCTGTCAAAACTGGATGGAGCGCTGTCGCTTGCGGAAAGTCGCGGCGGTAGAGGGATTGAGGTCTGTCGCGATACATCCTGCGTATCCCTGTACCAATCCCGAGCCGATTGGCGCGAAGCACTACTGGCAGCCATGGACCATGGCATCATGCTGGGCCAATACCCGGTGGTCGATAGCCAGCGGCAACTGCTGCATTTTGAGGCTCCAGCCCGCCTCAACCTCAAGGGACAATGGCACCAGTCGAGTACTTTCATGCCATGGATTTCGCGCCTGCGCCTACATGATGACCTCGACCTGAAGGTGCTCGATGAAGCACTGAAAACCATCAACAACCATCAGCAACCTCTGGGAATAAACCTGTCCCACGAGTCAGTCATGTATCCAAACCTGATACTAATGATGCAGCAGCGCCTCAGTACCAATCCAGAGGCTGCAACCAGACTGTGGATCGAAGTGCCGGAATCGATTGCACGTATGGATGTCGAGGGCTTACGTTACCTCTGCCAGACGCTAAGGCCATTCGGCTGTCATGTGGGCATCGAACATGTCGGAGCTGCCTTCCGCCAGTTGGGAGATCTTCAGGACCTTGGGCTCTCCTACATCAAACTGGATGCCACTCTGACCAATGGCGTCAGCCAAAGCCCTGAGCAGCAGACCATCCTGCGGGGCATGGCAACGCTATGTCACTCTCTGGCAATACTGGCGATTGCCGAAGGCGTACAGAATGAGGACGACATTGAGACACTGTTCGAGATCGGTCTCGATGGCGTCACAGGACCTGCCGTTAGCCGTATGCCGTAA